From the Corvus moneduloides isolate bCorMon1 chromosome 13, bCorMon1.pri, whole genome shotgun sequence genome, the window ATAAGCAGAGTTCGTTAAGCAGCAATTAGAGACgggggagaagctgctgccGCTTCCATCATCCGATGGTGGGGAAGCGCCACGATGCCATGGAAAATGGGCCatgggaggcaggagctggttCTGGGCCAGGAAAGAAGGGCTGGATGGTTCAGCCAGCACCAGGGATTCACGTGGCTTGCCCAGAGCCTTGGAGCTGTCAGCCCTCCATGTCCATGTCACCCTCCCAGGGTACCTGGATAATGACCCTGAGGGATTTCTCAGTCGCTAAAATCCTTCCCGATTATTTCCCCAGGGGTTTAGCACATTTTGAAGGCAGGAATTTCCCTGACGTGTTTaatccatccctgcctgcctgagGAAGGAGCCAAGTGCCTTCTGCAAGGATGCCATAAAGTGTTGTCAATGGAAAGATGGAGAAATGTCATTGTTTTGTCTTGCAGTGAGGAATCCACggtgggagcacagggaatAGGTATGCTCACTACTGCAGAGCACCAGAAGGGACTTAGGAATGCTCAAAGCCTGGATCTGGTGCTGGGAGTGAGCCTGGGAGCGCTGCCTGcgctgcctcagtttccctctctGTGCCCAAGGGGCCTCAGGGAGGGTTAGATGGATTGGGAAACAATGCTCTGCATCTCCTGTGGTTTTCCAGCACACTGCTGATAGATGgaggatcccatcccatcccaccccatcccatcccatcccatcccatcccatcccactgcccGCAGACCCCCTGCCCCAGACCCCAATCCAGTGGTTGGATCAGGGGGTGTCCCATATCCACCCCCAGAAAGCTGCTTTGGGGACCACGGGGATGTGGGATTCACCCCGGATGGGATGTGACAGCCACATCCTGCCTTCACCTCCACGGACATGGGATcgattgatttatttattcatgtATCTTTGCAAGCCCTGCTCCAAGTGAAACCAATCCAGGGGCCTCCAGAGGCCGATAAGATTTGACTGCAAGTCAATACTCACATGTCTTTCCACTGTGCAATGATCCCCCGGCCGGCAGGGCGGGAGGGGACAGGCAGGTGACAGGGGCGGGCAGAGggccagcctggggcagggatgTCGCCTCTGCCCCGGGAAGGGATTGGGGGCAGGAAGGGGACATCTCGTGGCCTGCAACAGGGATTTTCTGGAATTGATTGCCAGTACATGTAATGGTGAGCCCACAGTGGGCAGCTCCTCATTGGGGATGTGGAGATGAGTGAGGGACAGGGACTGGGGGAGCAGcggggagagggagggatggggaaggaggaggagcgggggagagaaagagaaatcgCCCGTGAAAACCAGCTCTGCCACGGCATCTGCTCCTCAGAGCTTTGGGAATTGAGAGATtttcctgccagcagagccagggctgaggaCGCAGGGTGTtggggggagcagagccctggcacacTCGATGCATGCCCGGCTGCGATGCCATCTGCCAGGCTTTCTCCTGGCTGTGGGTCCCAGTGGCTTCTCTGATGGCTAATAAGGGTTGAGCTCAGGCTCCAAAGTACTTCCCGAAGTACCTGCTGCATCTCTGCACCATCCCTGTGCACAGCATGGCTGGGATTCCTCATtcctctgggaatgctgcagggcaggcaggcagggtgacATTTGCAGTTAGCAGTGGGTGTCCTTGAGAGGAGCGAGCGCCGAGAGAACGGACCAGGTTCTCTTTAAGGGGGCAGGACTTTGGGAACATCATGAAGGCAAGAGTGagcttctccctctgccttccaccctcccctccttcccttcccttccctgttccAGGACAGAGACCTGggttccctgccctcccctttGCCTGGCAGGGAtgaaggcaggagctgggtgctggCATGGGCGGCtgagcaggggaggaggaggaggggaggaaggggagggagagggggaggatcTGCTAATTACACAGAAcagctctgggggctgctgAAGTCCAGAAtgaagcaaagagcagcagaagcgAGTGCTGCAGTGGGAGCGCAGGAGCCCAAGCATCACCGAGAGCTGGAGCCGGCTGTTATCCCtgctgggagcaactgggagcaCCCAGGGGATCCTGCAGCCCTGTCTCCCACAGAAGACAGCCTCTGGCACTGCCACCAAGCCCACTGCCAGCCTCCGGAGAGCCgaggggaaggggctggtgGTTGCAGGacgcagggctgggctggagggcAGCAAGGTCAGCCCTGCCATGGTCCCGGGGGGCTAGGAGCCTGTGTGGATCCACCAGGAAGAGGTGAAGGATGGCTGCTGAAGGAGGGAGAGCCAAGCCCGTCGCCCAGTCCAGGATGGAGAACTTCCGAAAGGTGAGGACCTCTGAGGAGGAGATGCCATTGCCCTTCCCAGACCTGCCCCCGGACGTGGTGGAGATGAAAGTGAAGGAGGGCAGCAAGATCAGGAACCTGATGAACTTCGCCATGGCCCAGATGGAGCTGAAGGGCAGACGGCAGATTGTGTTCAGCGGCTGCGGCAGGGCAGTCACCAAGACCATCACCTGCGTGGAGATCATGAAGCGCAAGCTGGGAGGGCTCCACCAGGTCACCAAGGTACGCTACAAAACCGTGCTGGAGGTCTGGGAGAACCAGGACCCGCCGCCCGACGGCCCTGCCCAGAACCTGACTGTCCACAAGAACGTCCCCTCCATCTGCATCCTGCTCTCCCGAGACCCCCTGGATCCCAACCAGACGGGATACCAGCCCCCGGAGCCCCGGCACGAGGCGGGAGAAGACACATTGGGATCCTCTGCCAAGGGGCTGAAGCGGCCATTGCCGCCTCCCCacgaggagctgctgcccaagAAGCTGCAGGTACAGGTGTCTGACAGCCCCAGGGGCTTGGGGACCACCACTGGCCAGCTGGACCACTGACCCCACCGCCTCCACCCCACCAGCCAGGTATTGAGGCAGGAATATACACTCTTTCTGGGGTCACCAGTGGGCTGCAGGCTCCCCCTGACCTGTCCCCACTTGCTGCTCCTTGACCCTTGTGGACGGGAGAGATTGGCGTGAGGGTTAAAGGGTTAAACCCACCATCTCTTGGTTATGGATTGAAGCAGGTGAGGATGTGGGGGGGAGCTGGTGACCTCTAATTCAGCCACCCAGGGACACCGTGACCACTAGCCACATCCTGCAGCGACTCTCACggagccagagcagctgaggggtgCCAGACCATCACCACCGCTCCCCACTGCAATGCCTCATCCTTCAGGAGAGACGGGTTTGCCCCAAGCTTGTTGGAATGAAACCTTCTTCATCAAACCCGTTGCTGAGAAGATGTCAGGGTTATTAATGCCGGGCTCGGCATCCCACGGGGCTGTGATTCAtcccaaaaaaccacccaaacaaGCACAGGGGTTGCTCCCTCCCTGCGCCCACAGAGCCAAGCACTGCActgtgctgcctgcctgtgggacagcacaaggaaataaaacaacccACATCGGATACTCTGGTCTGGAGTCGGGGGAAACCATGgtgtggggggctgggggcagcggGAGCGTTGGACGGGTGGTTGCTGTGACTGGAtgcagtgctcagcacaggaTGAGGAGGTTTGGGGGTCATGCCTTGGCTGCAGAGCTCTTTGGAGCAAAATCCCTGCTACTTCCAGGGGGTAAAGGGAAATGAATGGACAATAAAAGCTCTTTAGAAATAGTTGAGATATGTCTACGGGAAAACGGGGGGACCATCTTGGCTGCTGGCCGTGGCACGGATCAGCACAGTGAAGGCTGCTGCCAACCCAGGACAAGGGGAGCCAGCCAAACTCTGTCCCTTGGAAGAACGGGATTGGGGTCTCCTGTGCCGGCACAGCAGCACCCGGCAAAACCCCAGTtccagcaggggcaggggagaTTTGGGGGATGGGTTATGAGATGCCAAGCCCTGATCCGCCTGGTTCCCTCAGCCCGGCGCCCAGGGGCACTGCGGGATGAATCAATCGGTATTAAGGAGCAAACCCTTCCTAAAACCCATGTATGAGGGattctctggctgcagctgccttaTCTCCCTGCCTCactcctgctctccagggacagccagcaTTCCCTCTTTGTCAAGGGCTTGCTTGGCTGGGAGCGGGAatgaaaggagaggaggaggaggaggaagcaagGTCTGTTTTGTGTAGCAATGACCTTATTATCTCCCtcagcaggcagctgctcctcGGGCCAGAGGCTTGTGCTTATCTGCCCTGCTGCAGATTGATTCCCTTCACTTGAACATTAATTTCCAACtgttttttttatgttaatgatcttttttttttgtgggtttggggctgggaaaGCTTTGGGCTCTGTCCCGTCCAGctcttcccatttctttctccAGCGCAGAACCCATTCAGGATCAACCCTTCACACCACACAGGAGCACCAGGTGCAGGCTCCTACCCCAAATACCTTAAAAATAAcgaataaaattaattaataaaccTGTAATTAATAAATCCCTCTGTAAACACTCTAATCAGAGCCTGAAGACTGTGGGAGCCACACCGTTGAACACTAGCAGCCCTTCACTTCCAGTGCTGCCACTTCACATTTCtctgagcagggaaaaaaaataaaaatcacttatTTCTCCTcgtttttttaatgtgcaaaaTTCTTTTAATTGATTTCATAGGTAGGTCGTTTCCAATCACGGAGGCAGCACTGGGGATTTTACTCTCCTTGCTTTGCTGGCTGTGGACTGACGGCTTCCTGCATGAGAAAATAATGACTGTAGCCCAAAAAATTAAGTACTTAAAACAGCATGATGGTATCAGAGGACACGGCGATTGGAATAATCACGATGGTTTTGTgcggcactgctgaggcacagccccagggacgATTTTTGGGGCGATTTCGTACCCGGGTCGGTGCGATGGTGGCTGAGGGCAGCAGCCCAcggtgtggggacagggacactttcaGACAGACGCGGAGCTGGCGGACGGGGCAGCTGAGTCTGTCTGAACCCACTCCTCTCACAGGGACCGAGTCGGGGGGGTGTCCATTGGTAGGGACGGAGAGGCTGCACTGGAACCACAGCTGCGTGGGCTCGGCTAAAAGGGGGCAGCAACAGCCAGAACCCCACCAAACCGAGCCCAAACTCCTCAAAAACGAGCCTGAACCCCTCAAAAACGAGCCCGATCACTCCCACAGCAGCCTTCTCTGCGCTGCTCGCTGAAGTGAGGGACTCCCCGTAGCCGCTCCCCTCACGCACAAAATGGCGGCCGGCCCCGCCCCAAGATGGCGGCGGTCCCGCCCCTCCGCGCCCCCAGCCCGTCCCCGCGGCCTCCCGCCCTCCCGCGCTGCCGGTCCGTCCCCGTCGCGCCGCCGTACCCGCCTccgcggcccccccggcccTCACCTCCGTCCCTCCCTCCCGGTGCGGTGCGGGAGCCAGCGGCGCGCCCCCGGTGCCCGGTGctgtctccctccctccctccctcactcCCCGCCGCCATGCTGGCCGCCAGCGCCTCTCTCCTCCGCCGCTGCGCTGTCTCCGGCCTCCGCTCTGCCGTCCGCCGGCCCGCCGGCCCAGCAGGTGAGCGGCCGCACGCGTTTCCGTCCCTCCCGCCGCGATGCCGCCGCGGTTCGCCCCCGGGGTCCCGGCCCGGTGCGGTGtgaggcggcggggcccggcgtGTCCTTGCGGTGACCCTGCGGCCTAGCgcgggccgcccccgccgctccgGCCGCCGCCACCGGGTCCCCCTCGCCGGTACCGGCTCAGGGGGCACCGGGCACCTCCCGCGGCTGcagcggggggcggcggcgcttTCTCTGCAGCCCCCGCCAAGGTGACATTGATGGAGGGCAGCGGTGACCTCCGCAGCACCGAGGCGCCGGCCACCCCCGGGCCTGCTCCAGCTCCGCTCCAGCCCTCACCATCCTAATTAACACcccaattaattttatttataatattaaCACCTTATTAACGCCCCAGTTAatagggaaaggaggaggacTAGCCCGAGGCAGCGTGGTGTGATGGTGGCCAGGGCTGGAAGACAGAGACTGCAGAGAACGCACTGTCTGTGCATCGCAATTAATAGCTAATTAACTTCTGCATCACAGTTAATAGCTAATTAACGGACACTAATAATGCTTGGAGACTTGTGTGTGCCTCTGCTGCGGCACGTGTGAGTTAAAACAGCTGCCTTAGGGAGCCTGTCGCTGAGTCTTTTTAAGTAATAAGCACAGGATTTCCTAGATGCTGCGTAAAACCTTTGGtcttttgctattttaaatcCACTGAAAGTCTTTGCTCGCTGCTGCTTTGAGCTGCTGAACCCCGGCTGCTTGTGGGCCTCATTTCCAGCAGGCTCTGTGATCTTCTTTTCCAAAGTCTTGTGTTACAAACGTCCCACTTAAAACTGCTGCAACCCTTTTGCTTTCAGGTGGCCTTGGGGGGGGTTGTGTTGCTGCAAAACCTTCCCTGTGTAGTCCCTGGGCTCCTCGTTCCCAGATTTTCAGtaaattcatgtttttcttcGTGTGTATTTTCGTTCTGTGCTCATTACCAGAGAAAACTGGCCAATTCCAGCCCTTGCAATGAAGGTTTAATATGTTTTTGTGTCATATTAGGTGATTTTAGGCTTCTCAGGCTCTTAATGCCTGTTGAGTTCACTTTAAAGTAAAGGTACTTGCCCTTTGTTCTTCCTTGAGTTGGGAATCTCTGCTTGGATAACACACACACATGTCATGTGTGTGACAGTGACCTTGATGGACCCCGCTGAAACTCAGGGCAGAGGGACTGTCAGAGTCCAGTCTC encodes:
- the RPP25 gene encoding ribonuclease P protein subunit p25; the encoded protein is MAAEGGRAKPVAQSRMENFRKVRTSEEEMPLPFPDLPPDVVEMKVKEGSKIRNLMNFAMAQMELKGRRQIVFSGCGRAVTKTITCVEIMKRKLGGLHQVTKVRYKTVLEVWENQDPPPDGPAQNLTVHKNVPSICILLSRDPLDPNQTGYQPPEPRHEAGEDTLGSSAKGLKRPLPPPHEELLPKKLQVQVSDSPRGLGTTTGQLDH